One Setaria viridis chromosome 7, Setaria_viridis_v4.0, whole genome shotgun sequence genomic region harbors:
- the LOC117862484 gene encoding uncharacterized protein yields the protein MGSRERRTVFVTVGTTCFDALVKAVDSDEVKEALLQKGYTDLLIQMGRGTYMPSKVSGNPTLQVDYFTFSPSIADYIREASLIISHAGSGSIFETLRLGKPLIVVVNEDLMDNHQSELAEELADRKHLLCARPQTLQETVKAMDLNNFQPYMPGDANQVVTLINRFLGFPVD from the exons ATGGGAAGCAGAGAAAGGCGAACGGTGTTTGTCACCGTAGGAACTAC ATGTTTCGATGCTCTTGTCAAGGCAGTAGATTCCGATGAAGTTAAAGAAGCCTTACTGCAGAAGGGTTACACTGATCTCCTGATCCAAATGGGTCGAGGCACATACATGCCATCCAAG GTATCAGGAAATCCAACTCTTCAAGTTGATTATTTCACCTTTTCACCAAGCATTGCTGACTACATAAGAGAAGCATCCCTAATCATCAGTCATGCAG GTTCGGGAAGCATATTTGAGACGCTACGACTGGGCAAACCTCTAATTGTGGTTGTGAATGAAGATCTCATGGATAATCACCAGAGCGAATTAGCGGAAGAACTTGCTGACAGGAAGCACCTTCTCTGTGCCCGTCCACAAACACTGCAGGAGACTGTCAAAGCAATGGACCTGAATAATTTCCAGCCTTACATGCCAGGAGATGCAAATCAAGTTGTCACACTGATCAACAGATTTCTTGGTTTTCCAGTCGACTGA
- the LOC117862467 gene encoding uncharacterized protein, which translates to MASPERPSSPKLYWWELWSRLCAYTRKKMSTGNGNRFDLFSPSNPFPVSEAVEPPSPFSAPPSSLHSFPRLLQAAAPPSPVAATAEQESMLHHLRSAAASSPGRLPAPPEDAGDEDDEESVRAVAVSDQRTIYLVNMFIANTVEFLNSFAATCDDKLALLHRKIVKLDSSLALLEAKLHSIDENIALGHPTSQKAQQSSSDEKNFCSENLVGESSRSGDS; encoded by the exons ATGGCCTCGCCGGAGCGACCGTCGAGTCCAAAGCTTTACTGGTGGGAACTGTGGAGTAGACTCTGCGCGTAcacaaggaagaagatgagcacCGGTAACGGTAACCG ATTTGATCTTTTTTCCCCGTCGAACCCCTTCCCCGTTTCTGAAGCCGTCGAACCCCCTTCCCCGTTttccgcgccgccgtcctctctcCACTCCTTCCCTCGCTTGCTCCAGGCCGCGGCTCCGCCCTCCCcagtcgccgccaccgcggagCAAGAATCCATGCTGCATCACCTCAGATCGGCCGCGGCGAGCTCTCCCGGCCGCTTGCCCGCGCCGCCGGAAGACGCTggcgacgaagacgacgaggagAGTGTGAGGGCTGTCGCCGTCTCCGACCAGAGGACCATCTATCTG GTGAACATGTTCATAGCGAACACGGTGGAGTTTCTCAACTCGTTCGCTGCGACCTGCGACGACAAGCTCGCGCTACTCCACAG GAAGATAGTGAAACTGGACTCATCTCTTGCCCTTCTTGAAGCAAAGCTCCACAGTATTGATGAAAATATTGCTCTGGGACACCCAACAAGCCAAAAGGCACAGCAATCTTCGTCGGATGAGAAAAATTTTTGTTCGGAAAATTTAGTGGGTGAATCCTCTAG GTCTGGTGATTCGTGA